A part of Saimiri boliviensis isolate mSaiBol1 chromosome 11, mSaiBol1.pri, whole genome shotgun sequence genomic DNA contains:
- the WDR3 gene encoding WD repeat-containing protein 3 produces MGLTKQYLRYVASAVFGLIGSQKGNIVFVTLRGEKGRYVAVPACEHVFIWDLRKGEKILILQGLKQEVTCLCPSPDGLHLAVGYDDGSIRIFSLLSGEGNVTFNGHKAGITTLKYDQLGGRLASGSKDTDIIVWDVINESGLYRLKGHKDAITQALFLREKNLLVTSGKDTVVKWWDLDTQHCFKTMVGHRTEVWGLVLVSEEKRLITGASDSELRAWDITYLQEIEDLEEPKPKKIKESSPGIQDTLETEDGTLEMDEAPEDRILSCRKAGSIMREGRDRVVNLGIDKTGRILACHGTDSVLELFCILSKEEIHKKMDKKMKKARKKARLNSCKGEEEDSEINVEMTLQDEIQRVTNIKTSAKIKSFDLIHSPQGELKAVFLLQNNLVELYSLNPSLPTPQPVRTSRITIGGHRSDVRTLSFSSDNIAVLSASADSVKIWNRSTLQCIRTMSCEYALCSFFVPGDRQVIIGTKTGKLQLYDLASGNLLETIDAHDGALWSMSLSPDQRGFVTGGADKSVKFWDFELVKDENSTQKRLSVKQTRTLQLDEDVLYVSYSPNQKLLAVSLLDCTVKIFYVDTLKFFLSLYGHKLPVICMDISYDGALIATGSADRNVKIWGLDFGDCHKSLFAHDDSVMYLQFVPKSHLFFTAGKDHKIKQWDADRFEHIQTLEGHHQEIWCLAISPSGDYVVSSSHDKSLRLWERTREPLILEEEREMEREAEYEESVAKEDQPAVPGETQGDSYFAGKKTIETVKAAERIMEAIELYREETAKMKEHKAICKAAGKEVPLPTNPILMAYGNISPSAYVLEIFKGIRSSELEESLLVLPFSYVPDILKLFNEFMQLGSDVELICRCLFFLLRIHFGQITSNQMLVPVIEKLRETTISKVSQVRDVIGFNMAGLDYLKRECEAKSEVMFFADATSHLEEKKRKRKKREKLILTLT; encoded by the exons ATGGGGCTCACCAAGCAGTACCTGCGCTATGTTGCTAGTGCAGTCTTTGGCCTGATTGGCAGCCAAAAAGGTAATATTGTCTTTGTGACACTTCGTGGTGAGAAGGGACGCTATGTGGCAGTGCCAGcttgtgaacatgttttcatctGGGActtaaggaaaggagagaag ATTCTTATCCTTCAAGGGCTTAAACAAGAAGTTACTTGCTTGTGCCCCTCCCCAGATGGGCTACACTTAGCTGTTGGGTATGATGATGGGTCGATCCGAatcttcagtctcctgagtggggAAGGAAATGTGACCTTCAATGGTCACAAAGCAGGGATCACTACCTTGAAGTATGATCAGCTAGGAGGCAGACTGGCATCTGGGTCCAAG GACACAGATATTATTGTATGGGATGTAATCAATGAAAGTGGCCTCTACCGTCTAAAGGGGCACAAGGACGCCATCACACAAGCGTTGTTTCTACGAGAAAAGAACTTGCTAGTTACTAG tgggaAAGATACCGTGGTGAAATGGTGGGACCTTGATACTCAGCACTGCTTTAAAACAATGGTTGGCCACCGGACTGAG GTATGGGGGTTGGTTCTGGTGTCAGAAGAAAAGCGACTCATCACTGGGGCCTCAGACAGTGAACTGAGGGCATGGGACATAACTTATCTGCAAGag attGAAGACCTGGAAGAACCCAAGCCCAAGAAAATCAAAGAGTCTTCTCCTGGAATACAAGACACTCTTGAGACAGAGGATGGTACCCTTGAGATGGATGAAGCCCCTGAAGAT CGAATTCTTTCATGTAGAAAAGCTGGTTCCATAATGCGGGAAGGAAGAGACAGAGTTGTAAACCTCGGCATTGACAAGACAGGCAGGATTCTTGCTTGCCAT GGAACTGATTCTGTGCTAGAATTGTTTTGTATCCTTTCCAAAGAGGAAATTCACAAGAAAATGGATAAGAAGATGAAGAAAGCTAGAAAGAAAgcaag GTTAAATTCTTGCAAAGGGGAGGAAGAAGATTCTGAAATTAATGTTGAAATGACTCTTCAAGATGAAATCCAACGGGTGACTAATATCAAAACTTCTGCCAAAATCAA ATCTTTTGACTTGATTCATTCACCTCAAGGAGAGTTAAAGGCTGTCTTCCTGCTACAGAACAACCTGGTGGAATTATATTCCTTGAATCCATCCTTGCCTACTCCTCAGCCTGTCAGAACAAGCAGAATTACCATCGGGGGTCATCGCAGTGATGTGCGGACTTTGTCATTCAGCTCAGACAATATAGCTGTTCTTTCAGCATCAGCTGATTCTGTTAAAATATGGAACAG gtCTACACTGCAGTGTATTCGCACGATGAGCTGTGAATATGCACTTTGCTCATTCTTTGTACCTGGTGATAGACAGGTGATCATAGGAACAAAG ACAGGGAAGCTGCAGCTTTATGACTTGGCCTCAGGAAATCTGCTGGAGACAATAGACGCACATGATGGAGCTTTATGGTCCATGTCCCTCTCTCCAGATCAG cGTGGCTTTGTGACAGGTGGTGCAGATAAATCTGTCAAATTCTGGGATTTTGAGCTAGTGAAAGATGAAAATAGTACCCAAAAGAG ACTTTCTGTGAAGCAAACTCGAACCTTGCAACTAGATGAAGATGTTCTGTATGTCAGTTACTCTCCCAATCAAAAGCTATTGGCTGTGTCTCTGCTGGACTGTACCGTGAAAATTTTCTATGTTGACACTTTAAAG ttttTTCTGTCACTGTATGGACACAAACTGCCTGTTATCTGCATGGACATCTCTTAC GATGGAGCACTCATAGCAACTGGCTCCGCTGATAGGAATGTGAAAATCTGGGGTTTGGACTTTGGGGACTGCCACAAGTCTCTCTTTGCACATGATGACAG TGTGATGTACCTACAGTTTGTACCTAAGTCTCACCTCTTCTTCACTGCCGGGAAAGACCATAAGATTAAACAGTGGGATGCAGACAGATTTGAACACATACAGACTCTGGAG ggGCATCACCAGGAAATATGGTGTTTGGCCATAAGCCCCAGTGGAGACTATGTTGTTTCATCGTCCCATGACAAATCTCTGAGACTTTGGGAGAGAACAAGGGAGCCTCTTATTcttgaggaagaaagggagatg GAAAGAGAAGCAGAATATGAGGAGAGTGTGGCCAAAGAAGACCAACCAGCA GTTCCAGGAGAGACTCAAGGCGACAGTTACTTCGCTGGAAAGAAAACTATTGAAACAGTGAAAGCA GCTGAGAGGATCATGGAGGCTATTGAGTTGTACCGAGAAGAAACTGCAAAAATGAAGGAACACAAAGCCATTTGTAAAGCTGCAGGGAAAGAG GTTCCTCTTCCCACCAACCCCATCCTGATGGCTTATGGCAATATCTCA CCTTCAGCTTATGTATTAGAGATTTTTAAAGGTATCAGGTCAAG tgagctGGAAGAATCTCTACTTGTGCTGCCTTTCTCTTATGTCCCAGACATTCTTAAACTCTTTAATGAATTCATGCAGCTGGGCTCTGATGTTGAACTCATATGTAGgtgccttttcttcctcctcag gATTCACTTTGGACAGATCACTAGCAATCAAATGCTTGTGCCAGTGATAGAAAAATTAAGGGAAACAACTATTTCAAAAGTCAGCCAAGTCCGG GATGTTATCGGCTTCAATATGGCTGGTCTTGATTATCTCAAGAGGGAATGCGAGGCAAAAAGTGAAGTTATGTTTTTTGCTGATGCCACTAGCCACttggaagagaagaagaggaagaggaaaaagagggagaagCTGATTCTAACGTTGACTTAG